AAGCGTCTAAATTGACATCTATTGGTGAGGGAGCTTTTAGAACAAATAAAAAATTACGTTCATTCTATCTGCCGAAAAATGTGACCACTATTGGTGCATTTCCTTTTTCAGGTGCAATTGCTCTAGAAGATATTTCAGTTGATGATGAGAATCAAGTGTATTCATCAAATGAAGGCGTATTATTTAATAAAAATCAAACAGAATTAATCACGTATCCTGCTGATAAATATGCAAAGGAATACGTTGTTCCGGATACAGTGACGTTGATTAGTGAGAATGCATTTGAATACAATACTGGGTTAAAAAAGATTGCCTTAAATAATAACTTGGAAAAAATAGATAATTTGGCATTCAAAAACATGTTGAAATTAGAAGAAGTATCTCTGGGTAATAAAATCGAGCATATTGGTCGTTTAGCATTTTATAGTATTCCTAATTTGAAAAGCTTAACCATTCCTGATTCTGTTGTGTCATATGGAAAAAATCCTTTTTATGAATTAAGTGGATTAACCGACATTACATTTGGTAACCGAACACAAGAGATTCCTAATGGATTTATGGGTGGAGATTTTGCTAGTTTAGTATCAGTCGCATTTTCTGCACCAAATTTATCGGTTTCTGAAGAGGCATTAAATTTTTCGTCTTATACAGATATTAATAATATTCAATTTGTGGTAGCAACAGATAATGATAAAGTAAAATTAACGAATGCTTTGAAACTTGATGAGAATAATGTTTTAGTGGAAACACCAAGTGAAGTAGAAACACCAAGTGAAGTAGAAACACCAAGTGAAGTAGAAACACCAAGTGAAGTAGAAACACCAAGTGAAGTAGAAACACCAAGTGAAGTAGAAACACCAAGTGAAGTAGAAACACCAAGTGAAGTAGAAACACCAAGTGAAGTAGAAACACCAAGTGAAGTAGAAACACCAAGTGAAGTAGAAACACCAAGTGAAGTAGAAACACCAAGTGAAGTAGAAACACCAAGTGAAGTAGAAACACCAAGTGAAGTAGAAACACCAAGTGAAGTAGAAACACCAAGTGAAGTAGAAACACCAAGTGAAGTAGAAACACCAAGTGAAGTAGAAACACCAAGTGAAGTAGAAACACCAAGTGAAGTAGAAACACCAAGTGAAGTAGAAACACCAAGTGAAGTAGAAACACCAAGTGAAGTAGAAACACCAAGTGAAGTAGAACACCAAGTGAAGTAGAAACACCAAGTGAAGTAGAACACCCAAGTGAAGTAGAAACACCAAGTGAAGTAGAAACACCAAGTGAAGTAGAAACACCAAGTGAAGTAGAAACACCAAGTGAAGTAGAAACACCAAGTGAAGTAGAAACACCAAGTGAAGTAGAAACACCAAGTGAAGTGGAAACACCAAGTGAAGTGGAAACACCAAGTGAAGTAGAAACACCAAGAGAAGTGGAGACACCAAGTGAAGTAGAAACACCAAGTGAAGTAGAAACACCAAGAGAAGTGGAGACACCAAGTGAAGTGGAAACACCAAGAGAAGTAAAATCATCAAGCCAAAACGAACAAATTCAACAGGGTACTTCTATAAATAATCAGATAAAAACATCTATCAGTCATCATACAGTGGATGAAAAACAAGTTGAGACAAAAACGAAGACACAAAAAAGTCTCCCACAAACATCTGATAAAAAATCAAATCTGTTTATCATGAGTTTAGGAATGTTATTGTCAATGTTAGGGTTAAGATTAAAATTAAAATAAATAAAAAGCATGCCCTAGTTTTTAGGACATGCTTTTTACGATAGCTAAGAGAATTAAGAAAGTATAGGAAATCTTTTTTCTAAAGCATATTGTATTTTTTCAATTAATATACAAAGTAGCCAATA
This genomic stretch from Vagococcus sp. CY52-2 harbors:
- a CDS encoding leucine-rich repeat domain-containing protein — its product is MKKVLLLSTLILVGCHIDSSVVEASDIRDEVVMLDTEQATLFKDSQGVIYKIINDKESQLEVQVGDGEQPIPNLSTNVIIPSYVEFDGKEYAVTRVGSFAFTTYEDEAGQISEAGSNVETLSLPSSIRKIEEKAFYSAINLMSVSIPKESQLESIGDNAFAFSGLNQFSLPDSVTTIGKNAFTFNHSLSSFDISKASKLTSIGEGAFRTNKKLRSFYLPKNVTTIGAFPFSGAIALEDISVDDENQVYSSNEGVLFNKNQTELITYPADKYAKEYVVPDTVTLISENAFEYNTGLKKIALNNNLEKIDNLAFKNMLKLEEVSLGNKIEHIGRLAFYSIPNLKSLTIPDSVVSYGKNPFYELSGLTDITFGNRTQEIPNGFMGGDFASLVSVAFSAPNLSVSEEALNFSSYTDINNIQFVVATDNDKVKLTNALKLDENNVLVETPSEVETPSEVETPSEVETPSEVETPSEVETPSEVETPSEVETPSEVETPSEVETPSEVETPSEVETPSEVETPSEVETPSEVETPSEVETPSEVETPSEVETPSEVETPSEVETPSEVETPSEVETPSEVETPSEVETPSEVETPSEVEHQVK